The following DNA comes from Anaerolineae bacterium.
GGTACCCGGCTGAAGGTCCTCAGCGCCATGGCTATGGGGAAGGCCATCGTCTCCACCTCGCTGGGCTGTGAGGGGTTGGGCGTCGTACATGGGCGGGAGCTTCTGCTGGGAGACACGCCGGAGGAGTTCGCCGGCCACACTATCCGGCTCCTGCGAGACGCCGGCCTGCGGCAGGAGCTGGGCCGGCGCGCCCGCCAGTTTGTGGAAGCGCACTATGCCTGGTCAGCCCTTGTGCCGCGCCTCGAACAGCTCTATGCCGGATGAAACCCTGCCCCGCTCATCAGCGCGGGAGCGCTGGCGCGCCGGCCTGCTGTGGCTCTTCCGCCGGCTCTCTGCCCCCATCCTGGGGAGACCGCGCCGGCCCTCTTCCATCCAGCGCGCCCTCATCATCCGCCCGGACCATTTGGGGGATGTGTTGTTCGCCGCGCCGGCGCTGGAGCGGTGGCGGGAGACGGCTGCCGGCCGCATCGAAACGACCCTGTCCGTGGGGCCGTGGGCCAGGGAAGCCACCGAGCACGGGCCGCCGGTGGGAGACATCGAGGCTTTCCCCTATCCCGGCTTTACCCGCGCCCCCAAGGGCCCACCCTGGGCGCCGTACGTCCTGCTGTGGCGCGAGGCTCGGCGCCTGCGGCGCCGGCGCTATGACCTGGCGGTCATCCTGCGCTTCGACCACTGGTGGGCCGGCCTGTTATGCTACCTGGCCGGCATCCCTCTGCGCCTGGGCTATGACACCATGCCCTTGCGCCATTTCCTGACCCACGCTGTCCCCTACGCCGGCGTCCAGCACGAGGTCCAGCGCAACCTAATGCTCGTCGAACAGGCGCTGACGCTGGCCGGCCTTCCCATCAGCCAGCCGAACGATTTCCCCCGGCTCATTTTCCGCCTGACAGAGGAGGAGCGGGAGGCCGCACGGCATCTGCTGGCCGGCCGCCGGCTGGATGACGGCCGACCGCTGGTCGTCCTGCACCCCAGTGCCGGTGCCCCGGTCAAGGAATGGCCGGCGGAGCGCTTCGCCGAGGTCGGGGACGCGCTGGCAAGACAGTTCGGCGCCCACATCCTGATCACCGGAGCGCGGTCAGACATCAGCCAGGCCTGGAAGGTGGCGGCCCGGATGCGCGAGGAGGCAGTGGTGACCGCCGGCCGTACCACCCTGGGCCAGCTCGCCGCCCTGCTGATGGAGAGCGACCTGGTCATCGGCGCGGATAGCGGCCCGCTTCATCTGGCGGTGGCGGTGGGGACACCCACCATTCATTTGTTCGGGCCGGCGGATCCTGCCCTGTTCGGCCCCTGGAGCGATCGGCCGGCGGAGCATGTCGTTATCCGCGCCAACTGTCCCTGTGCACCCTGCAACCGCCTCGATTTCCCGCGGGAGGAGCTTCCCCGTCACCGATGTATGGAGACTATCTCCACCGTGGAAGTGCTCCGCGCCGCGGAAGAACTGCTGGAGCGCCGGGGATACACAGCAGGGGCACGGGTCCTTACGCGTTAGCGACGAGCATGCTTGCGGTCCTCATCAAACACCAGCAGGCTGAGCAGGACGCTGACCACGCTGACGATCACCCCGCCGAGGAAGGCGGCGGTGAAGTCCGCCACGTGGAAACCCAGGCCGAGCCAGCCGGCGACCGCCGATGCCAGCCACAGCATCAACGCGTTAATGACCAGGGTGAACAGTCCCAGGGTCAGGATAATGAGGGGACAGGTCAGGAGCTTCAACACCGGACGGAGGAGGGCATTCACCAGCCCGAAGATGATCGCCACGCCGGCCAACACCAGCCATCCCCCTTCGTAGGTGATGCCCGGCACCAATTCCGCCGCCGCCCATAATGCCACGGCGTTGATGATCCAGCGCAAAATCAGCTTTCGCATGACCGCTGTCCTTTCATGTAAGTGAATTGTCGGGCGGGATTGACCAGGCCCGATGGCACCATCCTCATCCTTTGCTCGATGGGCGGTTATAACCTGCGCCGCATGGTGATGAGGGTGCGGCGCTCCTGAAAGCCGCAGGCCTTCAGCGCGGTGATGCCTTCCTGGTGGCCGGCGGGGTGCTCGCATTCCACGCGGGTCTTTTTGCCCGGCCGGATATATTCCAGCGAGCGCACCACCAAGGTCTCCTCGACCTGGCCGCGCACGTCCGGCGCCGCCAGCAGGATCAGGCGCCAGGCGTCGAAGCCCTGGGGGCGGGCTTCCACCAGCGCCACCAGCCGGCCGCCGGCGAATGCCCCTTCCGTCCTCGGACCGCCGCCCAGCAGAAGGGCGGAGACGATCTCGCCGGCCCGCCGGACCCAGGAAGGCGGCTGGGCCATCGGCGGGATATTGCGCACCCACCGCTCAAGGGGATTGACCGCCGCCATCTGGAGCGCATGGCGGGAGCGCCAATCGCCGGCCCCCAGCCGCCGCAGGACCCAGCCGGCGGGCAGTGCCGTCGGCGGCAGAGACTCGGCCGGCCCCACGCGGTACAGCTCCACGCTGGAGTACAGGCTCTCGAACCCCAGCGACTCATACAGGTGCAGGGCCGGCATATTATCGTGCCGCACCTGGAGGAGCACCCATTCCCCGCCCCGCTCGCGCGCCAACGCGATGGCCGCTTCCATGAGCCGGCGGCCGATGCCGCGTCCGCGAAAATCCCGCTGTACCGCCACGTTGGATATCTGCCAGCGGGCAGAGCCGCTCCCCGTGCGGCTTACCGTCACATTGCCGACGATGCGGCCGTCCTCCTCCCACACGAAGCCGGTGAAGGAATCCTGGAAGTCGGCGCTGAGCCGGCTGAGCGTCCACCACAGCGGGCCCATGGCGGCCATGGCGCGCAGTTCGCGCACCGCCGCGAATCCCGGTTCGCCCATCTCGGAGGCGAAGGCCTCCTCGATGAGGTCCGCGACCTGGAAGAGGTCCCGGCCCGGGTCCAGCAGGCGCAGGCCGTTCTGACGCGTTGGGCGAGAGGTTGCCATACTGGTCATGCAGGCATCCTGGGCCGGCGAGAGAGCCGCCGGCGTTCCCGATTCACACTTTTCATTGTAATGGAAATCCGCCGCGCTGTCCAGCCAGGCAGAAAAGGCCGGCGAGCACACAGATGCAGATATATTCAGGATTAGCACGAGGCTATACCCATAACGGCCGCAGGCTGTGACGCTGGAAAATTGAGCGACTATCCAGCGTTTGACAAGATGGGCCTCCTTCAGTACAATATATGTGCCAGTGCCAAGGTAGCTCAGGTGGTAGAGCACTTGACTGAAAATCAAGGTGTCCCCAGTTCGAGTCTGGGCCTTGGCACCAGCAAGCGGAAGTGGCTCAGCGGTAGAGCATCTCCTTGCCAAGGAGAGGGTCGCGGGTTCGAATCCCGTCTTCCGCTCCATGAGAGGCGCAGGCCCTCGCAGACGCGAGGGCCTTTGTTTTGGCCGGCGGTGGAGCAGGAGCCGCCAGGAATTTCTCACCACCTCTGTCCTATGTTATAATCAACTCGCACTTATGGCCGGTGAAAGGAGAAAACACGTGAAAGTCCAGACCAAACGCCTGGAANNNNNNNNNNCCGCTCTGCGTGAGGGGCAGGGCGACGTCGCCAAGTGGCAAGGCAGGGGTCTGCAAAACCCTCATTCGCCGGTTCGAATCCGGCCGTCGCCTCCTGATGGCCGGCAACATCTCCAGGTTGCCGGCGCTTTTATTGCCCGGCTTCTCCCACTGCCTCCATGCATACCGCCCTGTCCCCAACATGCGCGAGCACCTTTGCCGGCGCACCTCTTTTGCCAGGCCATATTGTCAATTCATGGTACGTGGTTTATAATCACATTCGCTACACTTGATGGACCCCAGCAATGGGCCAAAACTTCCAGGTCAGTGGAACCCTGCCCCGATGATCAAACAGCTCGCGCTCCGGGTCCTTTTGCCCGCGCTGATCGTCAGCGCCGTGATCGCCGGCATTTTCCTGGCCTACCGCCAGGCCCCTGTGATGCTGGCGGTGATAGATGCGGATACCGGCGCGCCCGTGCCGGCGGCGCGCGTCTCTTTGCCCGCCGGCCTGGAGCGAGTCACCCTCGCCAACGGGCACGTTCTGGCGCGTCTGCCGCGGGGAGATACCACGCTGGCGGTAGAGGCGGCCGGCTATATCCCGACCCAGACCACCTGCTCCCCGCCCCGCTTCCAATGGAGCGCGTTCCGCTGTGAGGTGCGGTTGGTCCCCTGGCGCCTGAGGGTCCGTCTGACCGACGCGCTGGACCCGACCTACCCCGTGCCGCCGGCCCGGGTCCTGGCGGACAGCCACCCCATGACGCCGTTGGGCAGTGGGGAGTACGCGATCGAGTGGGTAGGACCGCCGGCGCGTGTGACGATAGAGGCGCCGGGCTATCTGCGCTGGGAAGGCGAGGTGTCCGGGGACGCCTATTTCACCGGGGAGCAAGCCCTGGAAATCCCGCTGGAGCCCGTGCGTATCACCGGCCGGGTGAAAGCGGCCGACAGCGGCGAGGCGCTCGCCGGCGCCCGCATCTGGGCCGGCGGCGAGCGGTCCCTCACCGATACGGCCGGAGCGTTCGAGCTTCTGCGCGTTCCCGTCCCCTTCCAGCTGCGCGTCGAGCGGGCGGGATATCGGCCGTACCGGGGCCCCCTCATTGGGGAGACATGGCTGGAACAGCCCGCCCCGCTGGAGATATCGCTTCAGCCCATCTGGACGGCCGGCGTCGTCCGCGACGCGGAGACGCAACTGCCGGTCGCCGGCGCAGTGGTGCAGACCCCCGCCCAGCGCGTCGAAGCGGACAGCAGTGGCGCGTTCCAACTGCGGGCGCTGGAGGCCGGCACCCCCATCACCATCTCGGCGCCGGACTATTTCAGCACCACCCTGGCCTACGCCGGCCAGGAAACGCTCGCCATCTCTCTACAGCAGATCAAGGTGCCAGCAGTGGTGCGCGACGCGCTGAGCGGCCAGCCCATCGCCGGCGCGCTCCTGCGCACCGCCGGCCGCACCTTCATGACCGACGAGGAAGGATCCGTCACCGTCATCGGCCTTCTGCCGGGGCAGGAGCTGGAGGCCAGCGCCCCGCATTATGCGGTTGTGCGCCTGGCATATGCCGGCGGCAACCCGCTGGAGATATGGCTGGCACCCCATACGGTCATCCTGCACGTCGTCGATGCGGACACCGGCGAACCCATCCCCGGCGTGCGGTTGAAATCGGCCGGGCAGGCCATCCCGCCGGACGGCGCCGGCGCATTCGTGCTGAAAGAATGGAACCCGATGCAGTCCCTGACGGTGCGCGCCGCCGGCTACGGCAAATTTACCCTGATGCTAAACCCCGAACTGTGGTGTACTGACGAGCGCAGGCCCTGCCTGCGCTCCGCCCACACCGAGGACAGCGAAGCGGTTGCGCTGGAACTGGCCCTGCCGGCGTTCCGCGCCAAGGGCATTTACATCCCCTTCGGCCTGCTGACGCGCCCCGACCGCCTGCGCGAACTGCTGGAGCTGGTCAGGAGCACCGAGCTGAACGCCGTAGTCATTGACATGAAGAGCGATCGCGGCTTCCTGGGATTCCAGAGCGCCCAGCCGCTGGCGCAGGAGTTCGGCGCCCTGCGGCGGGACATCGTGGATATCCGGGAATTCCTGCGGGAATGCCGCGAGGCCGGCGTCTACACCATCGCCCGCATCGTGGTCTTCAAGGACAACCCGCTGGCCCAGGCCCGCCCGGAATGGGCCGCTGTCCGGGCCGACGGCAGTGTCTGGCTGGACCGGGAAGGGCTGGGCTGGGCCAATCCTTTCCTGCAGGAAGTGCGCGATTACAATATCGCCCTGGCCAAAGAGGTCGCGGAGCTGGGATTCGACGAGATTCAGTTCGACTACCTGCGCTTTCCCTCGGATGGGGATGTGGGGAGCATCGTCTACGCGCAGGAGAACACATTAGAAACGCGCACTGAGGCCATCCGCACCTTCATGGAGCAGGTCACCGCGGCCCTGGAGCCGTATGATGTGTTCATCTCCGCCGATGTCTTTGGGCTGACCGTGTGGGTGGCGCCGGACTCGGACATGGGCATCGGCCAGCGCGTCAAGGATATCGGGCCGTATCTCGATTACCTGTGTCCGATGATCTATCCCTCGACGTTTGGGCCGGGGAACCTGGGCTATGAGGTCCCGTCCGACTATCCGTACGAGGTCATCTACCGCAGTGTGATACAGGCCGCCGGCAGACTGCCGGCCCACGTGCGGGTGCGGCCCTGGCTGCAGGCCTACTGGTACACGCTGGAACAGCAGGCCGCACAGCGCCAGGCGGCCGAGGACGCCGGCGCCTGGGGCTGGTGCTTCTGGAACGCTGGCGGGAAATACCTACCCGAACTGTTCGCGCCGGCCGGCCCATGACCATCCCGCCGGCGCGCATTTCCCTTCCAGCGCCCTTCTCGGTATAATGGCCTCATGAGCCAGAGACGCCTGGACCTGTGGTTGCTCTTTCTCCTGCTGATGGCCAGGGTGCGCATTGACACCCTGGCGGATATGGTCCTGCCAACCCGCCATCAGGACGTGGCGCGCCTGCCGCTGGTGCAGAGGCTGTTCTCCCCCCACGCCCAGGAACTGCTCAAAGATTGGCTGACCGACCCCCTGTCGCTGGTGCTCATCAGCATCGCCTTCGCCGGCTTCCTCCTGTATCTCATCGCCGACCTGGCACAGGAACGCTGGGGAGAGGCCAGACTGTACCCGGTCAAGCTGGCGCTCATCTGGCTCATCATCGCGGCGACGGTGATCGCCGGCAGTGCCAAGCTCATCGCCCTGCGCCAGATGAACGGGCCGGCCTCCTACTGCCACGACGGCGGCGTCATCCAGACGGAAGAGGCCGTCAAGCTCTTCCTGGCCGGCCGCAACCCATACGTCGAGGATTACCTGAACACGCCGCTGGCGGAATGGGGATTGGACCTGCGCTCGGCGCTCTATCACTATCCCTATTTGCCCTGGACCTTCGTTTTCTCCGCGCCGTTTTACCTGTTGGCCCGGGCGGTGTGGGGATATTTCGACGCGCGCATGGTCTATCTCCTCCTGTTCGTGCTGACCTTGGTGATGAGCCTGCGGCTGGCGCGCCGGCCCTCGCACCGTCTCCTGCTCGTCATGGCGCTGGGGCTGAACCCCATCATGGGAAGCGATGTGATCTTCGGCCAGAACGATATCTTCGTGCTTTTTTGGATGGTGCTGGCATGGTGGCTCCTGCCGCGAGGGGAGCCGGAGCGCCGGCAGGAATGGCGCTATCTGGCCTCTTCAGCCGCCGCCGGCCTGGCGCTGGCCTCCAAACCCACCGCCTGGTTCATGCTCCCCTTCCACCTGCTGGCGCTGTGGGAGGTGCACTGGGAGGGCCGGCGCTGGAGCATCTCGCCGCGCTGGTGGCGCCGCGCCCTGCCCATGCTGGCGGTCTGCCTGGCGCTGGCCGGCCCGTACTTCGTCTGGTCACCGGTAGCCTTTGTGGACGACATCTGGAGATGGGCCAGCGGCTCCTCTGCCACACCCTATCAGATTCGCGGCTGGGGCTTCGCCAACTTCGTGCTGGCGCTGGGGTTCGTGGAAAGCCGGCTGAGCTACTTCCCCTTCTGGATACCGCAGTTGCTGACCTGCGCGCCCCTGCTGGTCCTCCTGCTGTGGCGGCAGGTCAAGCAGGCGCACGGCCCGGCCGGCATCGCCCTGCACACGGCCATCCTGCTGTTCGTCTACGCCTTTTTCTCCCGCTTTTTCAACGAGAACTATGTCGGCTTCATTGCCGCCCTGCTGGCCATCGGCCTGCTGGCCGAGGACGGGGCGGAGCCGACGCACGCCGCACATGAGGCAGTATCAGGGATATGAGGGGAGAGCGCGCGGTTCGGGCAGTGCGAAATATTAGACGATGGCTAAAGGGCCGGCTGGGATGCCGACCGCTTTCGCCGGCTATCCCGGCGGTGCGCGGCAGTGTCATCGCGGCCGGCATCCTGCTGAGCGCGGCTCTGCTGGCCGGCGCCGGCCGGCAGGGGCGGGCCAGCTTCCCCCTGCCGTACCTTCTGGCCCCCACCGCCACCCCCACGCCAACGCCGACCATCACCGCCAGCCCCACCCGCACAGCCACCGCGACCAGAACGCCGACGGTGACCTCCACGCCGACCAGCACGGAGACAGCCACCGCCACGCCGACGCCCACAGCGACCTGCACGGCCACACCGACGGCAACTCCCACCAGCACCCCGACGCCCCAGCCCACGCCGGACGGCGTGCATCGCACGGCGCGCGTGCCGATACTGATGTACCATCACATCGCGGACCCGCCGGCCGGCGCCAAAGCGGTCGAGCGCGATCTCTCGGTCTCGCCGGCGCGCTTCGAGGAGCAGTTGCGCCACCTGCGCGACGCCGGCTATCAATCCATCTCCACCGTGGACCTGGTGTACCATCTGACGTTGGGGACGTCCCTGCCGGCGAAACCGGTCATCATCACCTTTGACGACGGCTATCGCGATATCTATACCAATGCGTTCCCCCTCCTGCGGGCCTACGGCTTCACGGCGACGGTGTACGTCATTACCGATTTTGTCGATCGCGGCCTGACGCCGTATCTGACCTGGCCGCAGATCGAGGAAATGTATGCCGCCGGCATAGAGTTCGGCGCGCACAGCCGCGATCACCCCGATCTGCGCCGCAGGTCCTACGACTTCCTGGTGTGGCAGATCCTGGGGCCGAAGCAGACGCTGGAGGCCCATCTGCCGGCGCCGGTGCGCACCTTCTCCTATCCTTCCGGCGGCTATGACCAGCATGTCATAGACGTCCTGCGCTCCGCCCACTATTGGTGCGCGGTGACGGCGGAACAGGGTGCCACCCACTCCAGCGACGGCCTCTTCACCCTGTCGCGCATCCGGGTGCGGCGCGCCGATACCCTGGAGACATTCCGCAAGAAGCTGGAGCTGGACTGGTAAAGCGATGTCCGTGGATGCGCTGGCGCTGAGCGCACTGACCGAGGAGATACGCGGCTGTCTGCTGGGCGGACGGGTCCAGGATGTGCTGGCCGTGGACGAGCTCAGCGTGGGGCTGGAGGTATACGCCGGCGGCCGCCGGCACTATCTTCTGCTCAGCGCCCACCCACAGTGGGCGCGCATCCATATCTCCAGCGTCCAGCTCCGGCGGGGCCTGGAAGCGCCGCCGCCCTTAATACTGCTCCTGCGCAAGCGTCTGCGGGGCGGCCGGCTGATGGAGGTGACACAGCCGGCTTTCGAGCGCATCGTGCATCTGCGCTTTCGCCATCCCCAGGAGGGCGAGAGCCTGCTGGTGCTGGAGTGCATGGGCCGGCACAGTAATATCCTCCTGCTGGATACGTCCGGGACCATTCTGGAATGCATCAAACGCATTGGCCCGGAGGTGAACCGCTACCGTCAGCTCCTGCCCCGCCTGCCGTATGTCCCCCCGCCGGCGCAGGCCAAACTGCCCCCCGACCAGCTCACCGCGCAGGACGCGGCGTCCATCCTGCAGGGGCGGGCCGGCAGTACGCCGGCGTGGAAAGCGCTGGTGGAATCCATCCAGGGCGTCAGCCCCCTGCTGGCGCGGGAGCTGTGCTTTCGCGCCTGGGGCAGGGCCGACATCCTCTGTGGGGAAGTGGCGGAGCCGGCCGCGTTCCTCGCATCCTTCTCTGCACTGCTGGCACCCCTTGCCAGCGGGGACTGGCGGCCGTCGCTGGGCTATGATTCCGCGGCAGAGGACGCGCCGGCAAGCTGTTTCGCGCCCTACCCCTTGACCCACTGCGCTCGCTGGGAGCCGGCCCCGTCCATCAGCCTGGCGCTGGAGCGCTGGCTGGAGGACGCCCAACAACAGGCGCGCGATCCGTACCGCGCGGCGCGCCAGCGGCTGTGGAAGATGCTGGAGGATAGCGCAGGCCGGCTGGAGCGCCGGCGGTGCCAGCTCCTCGAGCAGATGGTGCCGCCGGAGGAGATCGAGGCACTGCGCCAGGCCGGCGAATATATCCTGGCCTTCGGCTGGCAAATGCGCCCCGCGCAGGATACCCTGGAGGTGGAGCTGGGGGAGGGTGAGGTGCGCCGCATCGCGCTGGACCCGGTGCTTTCGCCGGCGGAGAACGCCGAGCGCTATTTCGAGCGCTACCGCAAGGCCAAGCGTGCGGCAGAAGCCGTGCCGGCGCTTCTCGAGGAAGTGGAAGGGGAGCTGGCTTTCCTGGAGCAGTTACGCCTGGATGTGGAGCTGGCCGCCAGCCGCGCGGAGCTGGATGCATTAGAGCAAGAGCTGGTGCAGTGGGGGTATGTACCTGCGCCGGCCAAGAAGCCGCGTGCCAAACCTGCGCCGGCGGCGCCTCTCACCATGGAAGGCCCGGATGGGTTCCAAATACTGGTGGGGCGCAACAGCCGGCAGAACGATTACCTGACCTTCACGCTGGCGCGCGGGGATGACCTGTGGTTTCACGCGCGGGGTGTGCCCGGCGCGCACGTGGTACTGCGCACCGCCGGCCGGACGCCCACGCCGGCCGCCATCCAGCGCGCCGCGGAGCTGGCGGCGTATTATTCCCGCGCGCGGCAGGACACCCAGGTGCTGGTGGACTACACCTTATGCCGGCACGTGCGCCGGCGCGCCGGCGGTCGGCCGGGCCAGGTCTACTACCGCAATGAGACGACGATCGCGGTGGCACCGCGGCCCTAGGGCCGGCTACTCCACCTTAATCTTGGTGACCTTTTTCTCGGCCTTCTCTTCCTCTTCGAACCACTCGATGGCTTTGTCGAGGAGACTGCGCAGGGCCAGGAGCGCCTCCCGGTTGGCGGCCTTCACATGGGAGCGGAACTCCTGCGGCAGGAAGGCCGCCGATTTGCCCTTCGCCGTGATACCCTCGATGCCTTCCACCAGCCAATCGGTGAAGGAGAACTCCTCCGGTTTCTTGCGGGTCGTCTCTTTCTCAGCCATTTTTCACCTCCTCATGGTGAGGCCATGGCGTTCAGCCGGCGGGTTTCTGCGCCAGGGCGATGATGGTGGTGCCAAAAGGCAGGTTCACCCCTCGCAGGAACCAGGCCTCGACCCCCCCGATGCCGTTCAGGAGGGCATTCAGCCAGGGCGAAACCGGCTCCATCTCGACCTGATAGGCGTCCTGATCCGTGGTGGGCGCGGCCAGCGCCGGCTTCTGGTTCATCATCCGACGCAGCAGGATCAGCGCCGCGGCCATCGGGAACACGCTGAAATAGGCGAAGGTCATGCGGCGTACGGCGAAGCCGGCCTGCTCCAGGCGCTCGCCGAGCTGGCGCTTGGAATAACGCCGCTGGTGCTGGTTAATCTCATCGTTATGGCTCCACAGCCATTGAAAGGCCGGCACCGTCGTGACGAAATATCCGCCCGGCTTGCAGACCCGCCGGCACTCCCGGAGCATGGCCAGGTCATCCGGGACATGTTCGACCACATCCAGCGCGGCGACCAGGTCAAAGCGGTTGTCCTCAAAGGGCATGGATTCGCCGCGTCCCTCCACCACCTGATAGCCGCGCGCACGGGCCACCGCCAACGGCTTCGGGTTGTTGTCAATGCCCTCCACCTCGCCGTAGCGGGCCAGGTGGTGGAACATATTGCCGGCCCCACACCCCACATCCAGCACGCGCCGGCCCTCCCGGTACGGCGGGAGCACCGGGTCCAGCACGCTGTACAGCGCCCGGGTGCGGGTGGCAAACCACCAGTGCTTGTCCTCTTCCAATACGATGGGCGGCGTTGTCGGCATGATGTCCATTATCTCCTTATTCCGCGACTTTCCTCATTATCCCCACGTCTATTTTACAACAGCAGGGGCCGTTCGCCAAGTAACGGCCGGCAAGGGCATGGACCCGGTAGCCGTCACCTGAGCGGGGTCAGAGGCCGGCCTTGACGTATACGCCGTTATCCGCTACCATATACCGGACGCTGTGAGGAGCGAGAAAACTGTGGTCTCGACACGGAAGCCAGGCTGGGTCTATCAGGTGCGAGCCGCCGCGTTCGCCGGCGCCCTGCTGATACTGCTTTCCCTCGCGCACCCTGTGAGGAGCGTCAGCACACCGGTCCGCCTTGCGCCGGCCGGTTATACCCCGGAGCTGTGGCTCCCGGACGGCTCGGCGCTCATCGTGGGCCGGCCCGGGGGAATGGTCCCTCTGGCTGATGGGAAGGCGCTCCAGCGTCAGGAGCTGTGGCTGGTGCCGCTGGACGGCTCGCCGGCCCGCCGCCTGACCGATAACGGCGTCCGGCCGCGCCTTACGGAGGACGGCCGGCATCTCACCTTCCTCTCCCATCGGCGGGGCGATACCTGGCAGGAGATGACGCTCTCGCTGGCAAGCGGCAAGGTGCAGGAGGGGAAGAGCATGCGGTGGGGCGAACTGGCCGTCCATACCGAGGCGGCCCCGCTCTGGGATATTCCCGCGCCGGCGGGGGAATACCGCCTGCAGGTGGAGGTGGACGCCGGCCCATCGGCGGCCCTCTGGCTGGTGGGGCCTGAGGGACGGCGTCCCTTGTTCCAGGGCGAGCGCTGGTTCCTCAGCCGGCCGAGCTGGCATCCGGATGGTCGGCGCTTCGCCTATGCCCGTATCCCGCCTGGCACAGGAGAGATCGGGGATATTTTCTTCGTGGATGCCGCGACCGGAGAAGAAGAGCGGCTGACCGCCGGCCAGCACCCCATCTGGTCGCCGGACGGGAGCCGGCTGGCCTTCTGGCGGCCGGACGGGGTATGGGTATGGTCATGGGGGGGCGGCGCCGATGTCATGCTTTCCACACTCTCCCCGGTGGAGACCCCTGCGGAATCCGATGTGCGCTCCGCCGGCCAGCTCACTCCGCCGGCCACCATCCGGGTCAAGCACAGCTCCGAGAACTATTACCGTTCCAATGTGCCGCCCGGACAGGTGGATGTATTTCCCTTCGAGGAATATGTGAAGCGCGTGGTGCCGTATGAGATGCCGGATTCCTGGCCGGCGGAGGCGCTCAAAGCGCAGGCGGTCTCCGCCCGCACCTATGCCTGGTGGTTCGTCCTGCGCCACACTTCTTGGGATTTCGATGTCACTGACTGGACCGAGTATCAGGTCATGGGACCGGACACCTATCCCGCCTCCAATGCCGCGGCAGAAGCGACCACCGGGCAGTACCTGGCATATGAGGGAAATGTCATCCTGGCGGAATACAGCGCCCAGAACGGCAGTCCCACCCTGCCGCGCGGCGCTGTCTCCAGCCCTGATCCGAACTTTCCGTACCTGCGCTCGGTGGATGACCCGGTCTGCTTCGGCGAGGTGCGCAACGGTCACGGCCGGGGGATGTCGCAGGTGGGGAGCCGGCGCTGGGCCGCCTGGTACGGCTGGAACTATGCCCAGATGCTCCTGCATTATTACAGCGGGGTCACCCTGGAACTGCCGGCCAATGCCGCGCCCTCGCCGGCCCTGCCGGTGGGCGCGGTGGTGGAGCCCCGGCACGGCTTTCACACGAACGCCGACCGCGTCCTTCTGCGGGTCAATACCAGCGACGCGGATGGGGACGCCGCCGGCGTCGAGCTGGCGGCGCGCCTGCGCGATGCCGAAGGGAACTTCCTCGAATATCCGCTGGGGATGGCCGTGCCGGCCGGCAGTGGCTGGTACTATCTCTGGGATATCGCTTCCCTCCCCGATCAGCCGCTGGCCGCCGGCGGCGTCAGCATCCTGGGCACGGCCTGGGACGCCGCCGGCCGGCAGTCCATGCTGAGCGCCCTCACTTTTGGCATTGACCGCCAGGCGCCGGCGGGCCTCGTGACTGCCCCGGCGCAGGCTTTCACCACCACGATCCCCATTACGGTGAGCCTGAGCGCGCCCGACGCCGGCGGCTCTGTTGGCCTTCTGCTCAGCAACGGCTGGATATGGGAGGGGGAATCGCTGTACCATGAGAGC
Coding sequences within:
- a CDS encoding NFACT family protein; translated protein: MSVDALALSALTEEIRGCLLGGRVQDVLAVDELSVGLEVYAGGRRHYLLLSAHPQWARIHISSVQLRRGLEAPPPLILLLRKRLRGGRLMEVTQPAFERIVHLRFRHPQEGESLLVLECMGRHSNILLLDTSGTILECIKRIGPEVNRYRQLLPRLPYVPPPAQAKLPPDQLTAQDAASILQGRAGSTPAWKALVESIQGVSPLLARELCFRAWGRADILCGEVAEPAAFLASFSALLAPLASGDWRPSLGYDSAAEDAPASCFAPYPLTHCARWEPAPSISLALERWLEDAQQQARDPYRAARQRLWKMLEDSAGRLERRRCQLLEQMVPPEEIEALRQAGEYILAFGWQMRPAQDTLEVELGEGEVRRIALDPVLSPAENAERYFERYRKAKRAAEAVPALLEEVEGELAFLEQLRLDVELAASRAELDALEQELVQWGYVPAPAKKPRAKPAPAAPLTMEGPDGFQILVGRNSRQNDYLTFTLARGDDLWFHARGVPGAHVVLRTAGRTPTPAAIQRAAELAAYYSRARQDTQVLVDYTLCRHVRRRAGGRPGQVYYRNETTIAVAPRP
- a CDS encoding class I SAM-dependent methyltransferase; the protein is MPTTPPIVLEEDKHWWFATRTRALYSVLDPVLPPYREGRRVLDVGCGAGNMFHHLARYGEVEGIDNNPKPLAVARARGYQVVEGRGESMPFEDNRFDLVAALDVVEHVPDDLAMLRECRRVCKPGGYFVTTVPAFQWLWSHNDEINQHQRRYSKRQLGERLEQAGFAVRRMTFAYFSVFPMAAALILLRRMMNQKPALAAPTTDQDAYQVEMEPVSPWLNALLNGIGGVEAWFLRGVNLPFGTTIIALAQKPAG
- a CDS encoding SpoIID/LytB domain-containing protein — its product is MVSTRKPGWVYQVRAAAFAGALLILLSLAHPVRSVSTPVRLAPAGYTPELWLPDGSALIVGRPGGMVPLADGKALQRQELWLVPLDGSPARRLTDNGVRPRLTEDGRHLTFLSHRRGDTWQEMTLSLASGKVQEGKSMRWGELAVHTEAAPLWDIPAPAGEYRLQVEVDAGPSAALWLVGPEGRRPLFQGERWFLSRPSWHPDGRRFAYARIPPGTGEIGDIFFVDAATGEEERLTAGQHPIWSPDGSRLAFWRPDGVWVWSWGGGADVMLSTLSPVETPAESDVRSAGQLTPPATIRVKHSSENYYRSNVPPGQVDVFPFEEYVKRVVPYEMPDSWPAEALKAQAVSARTYAWWFVLRHTSWDFDVTDWTEYQVMGPDTYPASNAAAEATTGQYLAYEGNVILAEYSAQNGSPTLPRGAVSSPDPNFPYLRSVDDPVCFGEVRNGHGRGMSQVGSRRWAAWYGWNYAQMLLHYYSGVTLELPANAAPSPALPVGAVVEPRHGFHTNADRVLLRVNTSDADGDAAGVELAARLRDAEGNFLEYPLGMAVPAGSGWYYLWDIASLPDQPLAAGGVSILGTAWDAAGRQSMLSALTFGIDRQAPAGLVTAPAQAFTTTIPITVSLSAPDAGGSVGLLLSNGWIWEGESLYHESGTGIVVSDSAAWNGQAWLGRAGEDRAGAWFGPYTKALPAFRAYRALFRLKTDVITDTRPIAVLDVVDNAGATLLGIRPVRGIDFRQAGVYREFAVDFWYPQPGSSSPGTSGLEFRVAFAGIADLYFDRVMITGYPIAVTYPQSTVSWELPPAAGTYTLYARLTDAAGNLSPDQPLTVTLSFPTPTPTPTRTPTPTATPSPTPTPTPTATPAAGQVALSFTVQTLFGDGNGNGVWDEGEPALEDARMWFMEQGGGLVVAPARGGSWHFTASLPADRRYCFVALAAGFGPRSECFTAQPAGAVLTINWPAVGLPAGARALLPQVQRLGP